In Bacteroidota bacterium, the genomic window CCTGATAAGCGTTCTTCCCGGGAAACATACTTTTATTGTCCGTTTCACCGGGATGGCGACCGATACCATTAACCTGACCATAAACCCGGGCGACACATGTTACCGGGAAATCGGTCTTGAACCCTATGTGAATGAACTTGAAGGCATTGAGGTTAAAGTCGGTAAATATGATAAGAATATTGAAGACCTGACTGTCTCGATGGAGGTCATTAAGGCTCAGCTCATTGAAAGCAAGAACACGAGAAGTATTGAAACAATCCTGGATCAAACGCCCGGGTTGAATATTCTTGACGGTGAAGCCCAGATAAGAGGTGGAAGCGGATTTACTTTTGGTGTTGGCAGCAAAGTAGCAGTTTTCATTGATGAGATGTCAATACTCACCGGTGATGCAGGCAGACCTCTATGGGACATTATTCCTACTGAAAACATTGAACAGATTGAGGTCGTCAAAGGAGCCGCCTCCGTCCTCTCAGGTTCCAATGCCCTCAGTGGAGCCATCTATATCCGGTCGGCTTATCCAAAGATTAAACCTCTCACCAAAATAGTCTCTTTCGGAGGGTTTTATTCCCCTCCTGAAAATCCTGCAGCAAAATGGTGGAAGGACTTTCCTTATTTGGCAGGAGTAAATTTTTTACACTCCAGAATGATAGGCAATTTAGATTTGGTCATCGGTGGTAATGTCAATTTTGATCATGGATTCCTGGGGCCTCCGAAACCCGGGCCAAAAGTCATTGATACAGTTTCCGACTTCATTAATAGTCAGATGGCAACTAATTGGGCAAGGTTTAACTTCAACATACGGTACCGGTCGAAACGTATTCAGGGTCTTAACTATGGGATCAATGGGAATATCATGCAAAACAACACCAATATGGTCATGGCATGGCTCGATGACACATCCGGATTTTATCGGGCTTATCCCGGTGCTGCCATTCTTCAGGACCAATTTCTCTTTTATCTGGATCCCTTCGCCAGCTTTTTTTCTGAAACAGGCATAAAACACAGCCTCAAAGCCAGGATATTTCACCTCGACAATGACATGAGCAATGACCAGTCGAACCGCAGCACCGTATTCTTTACGGATTACCAGTTCCATAAGACCTACGGGTTCATGAATAATCTTGAATTCACCGGTGGATTATCGGCTCAATACACCAATTCATTAGCAAAAATGTATGCCGGGGGAGGGTCGCCTCATAATACCCTACTTAATTTTTCAGTGTATGGCGAATTGGAGGATAATCTCTATAAGACGGTCAACCTGACTTTAGGTGCCAGGATCGAATATTTCAGGCTCAATGACTCGGTGACGGATGTCAAACCTATCTTCCGACTGGGGGCCAACATGAAATTATTTCAGGAGACTTACCTGCGTTTCTCATATGGCCAGGGTTACCGGTATCCGACCATCGCCGAAAGATTTATCAAAACCTCTATGGGTGCAATTGCAGTGTTTGATAATCCCGGCCTTGTTCCTGAAAGCAGCTGGAATGCTGAAATGGGTATCAAACAGGCCTTTAAATTCTGGAAATATTTCGGGTATATCGACATTGCTACTTTCTATCAGGAATACCGCAATACCATTGAATATCTTTTCGGTTTCTGGGATCCGACATATACTTTTGCCGTAGCAGGATTTAGATTTTTAAACACCGGTAAATCCAAAATAACCGGCATTGATATTTCTGTTTCAGGCGTGGCTAAAATCGGTGATGCCGGACAGTTTACCCTGGTGATCGGATATAATTATATATTACCTAAAACACTCGAACCGGATTATGTATTTGCCCATGATTATAATCCGGGAGGTCATACCGATTTCAGTTATAATACCACCAGTGTGGATCCGGGCCATGGAATTTTGAAATACAGGTTCCTGCACACCATCAAGGCTGACCTGAATTATCAACACGCACAGTGGGCTTTCGGCTACACCCTGAAG contains:
- a CDS encoding TonB-dependent receptor, which codes for MAVRYSFILFFTLCSVLLVTGQDKGYFKGVVFDKVTREPLVGVNIIQKRDPSVGAATDFEGRFLISVLPGKHTFIVRFTGMATDTINLTINPGDTCYREIGLEPYVNELEGIEVKVGKYDKNIEDLTVSMEVIKAQLIESKNTRSIETILDQTPGLNILDGEAQIRGGSGFTFGVGSKVAVFIDEMSILTGDAGRPLWDIIPTENIEQIEVVKGAASVLSGSNALSGAIYIRSAYPKIKPLTKIVSFGGFYSPPENPAAKWWKDFPYLAGVNFLHSRMIGNLDLVIGGNVNFDHGFLGPPKPGPKVIDTVSDFINSQMATNWARFNFNIRYRSKRIQGLNYGINGNIMQNNTNMVMAWLDDTSGFYRAYPGAAILQDQFLFYLDPFASFFSETGIKHSLKARIFHLDNDMSNDQSNRSTVFFTDYQFHKTYGFMNNLEFTGGLSAQYTNSLAKMYAGGGSPHNTLLNFSVYGELEDNLYKTVNLTLGARIEYFRLNDSVTDVKPIFRLGANMKLFQETYLRFSYGQGYRYPTIAERFIKTSMGAIAVFDNPGLVPESSWNAEMGIKQAFKFWKYFGYIDIATFYQEYRNTIEYLFGFWDPTYTFAVAGFRFLNTGKSKITGIDISVSGVAKIGDAGQFTLVIGYNYILPKTLEPDYVFAHDYNPGGHTDFSYNTTSVDPGHGILKYRFLHTIKADLNYQHAQWAFGYTLKFFSKIENLDKSIEEFEQATINSGGSLQPIQYMDYFYHHNNGNVIMDGRISYQFSDRHKIALISENLLNRTYSLRPLKAEQMRTMMVQYTLTF